The DNA sequence CTAGAACAGCAAATAACTTACCTCCAAGCACATTTAAGTaatacagaagagaaggcagatCTATGCCAGTTAATGAAGAAGGATGGAAGAAACAAAGAACACTTGTATTTGAGACTGAAGAAAAGGAACTGTGGCATTCTTCAAAGCTAAAATTCCATGGTTGCTTATGATGTCTCCAGTTATAGAAGAATGATGTGGCAGAGTAGGGATAGTTATTAGGAAAAAGTTTAACTGTTAGTGGATTGCTATTGTGATGGACACTGAATTCACTAACAGTTATATTGTCAGCCTGCCACTAATGTTGCTGTATCTTTGAAGTGCACACTCTACTTTTTGCCTGGTAATGTCACTCATGAGTGGAACGCTAGATGTAAAAACACCATGGTTCATACAATTTATCTTTGCCATTCTTTGTAGGGGGAAAAGTTATGAAAGACAGATGTTCACATGCCACATTAATCTCACAAAAGCTTAATGGAGCTTATTGCACAGTTGGGGGaaggtgtggccctccagatgttacgtACCACAACACAGCCAATGGTGAGAGATGACATGTTGCAGCCCAACATTGGTGGGCCACACATTCTCTACATCTGGCTAACTACCTAAATGGGGTACATGCGGCTGCTGGAATTTTCTGCAGCCCTTCTATACCATCAGTTACCAACACCAGCAAAATTGGAGGCACTAATACCAAGGATACCAAGGTGATAACACTTTGTTTTCCATAAGGACAATCAATATGTGCCTGGTTTGTACTACTAATAAATAGTAATATTGTAAGATGCTTTTCCAATAATattgtgtgtggggggagggggaacctTGTATGTAGAGAACGACACACCAGAAAGAAAACATCTCCATATGTTGTTGGGATTCAACCCCCCTTTTTTCTCACTACTGGACATAACATGGATCTCAGGTTTTCAATCTCTGACATAATATTTAGTTTCCTATATCGATGACGTgttagtatgtgtgtgtgcaagagACAGAGACAGGGAGAGTGTGCACATTTCATCATATAAATGCCCATTTGCTGGCTGGCGTGCTTCAATAGGAACCAAAATGAAAGTGCATAAAAGCACCAATATGCCTCCCTTGGATCAGAAATCAGATTTTTTACTATTCATTCATAAAACATGGCAGATTTGGCTTGCTTATAAAAAATTTCAAGGTGAAATCTTTCAGCAAGATAGAAACATTTTCAAGATAGTTTCCACACTGTCGTTGAAAATATCCAGCAATGGTATGGGGCCTATTGCCTGCCTCCCACTGATTTGCATACAAACTAAGCAGAAGATTCATGGATTGCAGTCTCTCTATTAGAAAATTGCTTCTGAACTCCAGGCCATAACTGAGTGAAATCCGCTGAAACTGAATGTCTCCAAGAATAATGTTATTTGTCCAGCTGTTCCCATCCCATCACCTTTATAATGTTGAATTTATTGCAAGATACACATACACATCACTACTGACACCCAAGTCACCCAAAAAGCTAAGCAGCATTTTCCGCAAGTACAAAAATACACATTTATTTCAGACCATATACAATAGCAAAATTTTATCAAGATATATTATACAATCTCAAAGCATTTAAAGATAATGCATTACTTTCAATATATTATAACAAAGATGATTTCAATGCTATAATAAAATTAGAGAAGTTCTGCCTGCAACACCACCATCAAGATGTAATGCCGTTAAACAGCATCATCATTAAGAAAGGATTCACAACTGAAAAAAGGAATGTCCAAATGGGGCACAGTAAGGTGACACACACAAAAGTTGGAATTAAGTTATAGAAAGGTCAAGATTGATGATTAATTTAGAAACTCTCCTTTTGCTGCAAGAATAAAATGACTAGCACTGTTGAACAGCTGcctcataaaacatataaaaacattaaaaggtcTTTCCTTGGAGGACAATGAAATGGACCACCAGTTTCAAAACAGCAGTACAATACCACTAACTAAGGAGGCAGAGACTGACCTCACATACTACATCCAAATCACAGTGGACACAAAACATACATTTACAATGTTTTGAACATATAGGAGTGGTTTAGAGAAGAAGTGTATAGCAAGAGCATACAAAAGTATTTTGCTAGTGTCCTAGAATGCAATGTTCCCCTTGAAAGTTTCCCAGATATGTCTCTTAAACCACATGACTGTATCCAGGAAAATCATTCTGATAATCGTCAAACAGAATAAAATTCTATTAAGTCCCTGATGAGAATATATCCTCTTGGGATATTACAAGGTTCAGTTGAAATGGAATTATTTTGACGATGGCTGCTCAAACGTAAGATTCCTCTGTGAACAATTTTTTGTCCATCGCCTCAAATTTGGGATCCGTACACAATTTTTTTAGCCATTCCGTTTTGCTGACATCAGGCCCTTCCTGTGATCTAGGAGAACTGTTGCTTGAAATGGCCTGAAAAGAAAGTTCATTCTCGGCTTTGGTGGGGTTTGGAGAAGTGGCACAGAATTTGCTTTCAGATCTGTCACTAATAATCCTGGATGCTTGGCTGGACAAAGATTTATTGTTCTTGGAATGTTCTGCTTTCTGGCCTGCAATCTCTATCAAACACAGAGATTTGCTTAAGTTCTCCTCAGTGACCCACTGACATTCAGTGTTGAGGATAGCATCTGGCTCGGGTTTAAGTTCAGCGCTTGCATTGCAAGAAGACTGCCGTTTATGAGAAGGGAACAATAAAgagctttcctcctcttcctcttcctcttccttgctTTGCTCTGCCAAAAGCTCCAAGGCCTTTAATCGTTTATCCTTGACCTCCGTTGGACAAAATGCAAGGCTGGCGAGTTGCTCAGCATGTTGAGGAGGACAATTCTCCTGATACACTGACACAACATTAATTTGATGTTGATTCTGACCCAAATTACCCTTTGATGTATCCAAAGGAGATGTTGGCAACTCCACAGTTACTTTAATGGGAgtgttctttttctcttcctgctTGGAGGTCTTCTCCCTTTTCCGTAGAGTCCAATTTTTCATGGTCGAAGCTCCACTTTTTAACCAGGTGCTGGGATGGAGAGTAACAGGGCTTTTATGAGGAGGCCATTCCATGCTCTCTTTCTTAACACCGAGCAAGCTGCTATTTTGACTAGTGCTAGCCGAAGAACCAACCCCTGATCCAAGGTGGACCCCTGAGAAGGGGTTAAAGTCAGGAGAAACCTCCCCACACTTCCTCTGCGAGTGAAATGTGCAGTCCAGAGGAGAGGAAGTTTCAGTTGGGGTAAAGACAGAGTAGTCCGAAAACTGGGAAAAAGCACTATCTAGAGAGCTCATTGAAGATCCCGAAGGAGAAGTGCCAGGGGACGATAGGCTAGAACAACTAGTCCTTGAGCAAATGTTCAACCTAAGTGGAGGCGGTGGGAGAAGACGGTTACATGTATCTTTCTTTTCAATGGTGTGGCTTTCAGGGCTATCCTTGCCCACATCTATACCCATTGCCAGACTCTGATTCATAAGTTTTTGGCCTTCCACTTGGAGTGAACGAAGCTGTTTTAGATAGTCCTCATCCATGTGGGACAGAACAGCATCACAGCTGGCTTTCCGCACAGCACTTTCATGAAAGCCACTTCGTGGTGTAAAGTTGGAGGCAAGAAGACCAATAGTGGGTTCAGAGCAGCGCCTGTGCCTCCTTGAGCTTTTGTGAACATCTGAGATGGTTGTTGATGAGTAGCCTGATGTGATAGAGCACAGAGActcattttcagagtgttccCGTGAAGGTGATTTGTGATGAAACCCAACTGAAATAGATACTGGCTGAGATTTAGCTGGCAATTTGATTTGAGGTCCTTCAGATTCATGTGGGTCCAAATCACAGTCGCTCAGGGTCAAAACAGAGTCCCGACTCCTGTTTTCCTGACCCCGTTTTTTGAGCAGGTTGTTAAATGATGAGTCTGCACAGTCATTCAGTTCATTTTCCAAACTGTCATAGGATGAGTCATTCAGATGAAAAGAGGAGAGATCTGTAAGAATATGAAATAGTTGTTAGCACACCCGGGGGGCCACCAGCTCAATCAAAAGTAGCACtacttgacccccccccccccaaaaaaagcatacattttatttattagtttTCAGAACCCAGCATGCATTCAAAAGTCTTAATCTAATTTACTTATCCCCAAAGCTATCCTGTTAAAGGCCACACAGCCAGCTTCATGAAATTTGATCCTAGGAGTCTTGCATTCAAATCATACACAATCTCCTTCCCTGTATTATACTGAGATCTAAAAAAAAACTTATAGCCAGCAGGACACCAAGACCAAACTCCTATACAGAAGACAAGTTAACTGCTAGAAtgtcatgtattttattttgtttctttactTTACCTGAACAATCTTCTCTGTTGTCATTTTTGGGCACCAAATCTGCAAAGAGGGAAGTAATGTCCTCTCCAAAAATCCTGCAACTGTTTTCAATTAGAAATTGTACAAGGATGgaaacctacaatcaaagaagaaTAGTACTTGCGTCAAAGAATTTAAGACAGATTTGACACTGCATAGTTCATTGCCAAGGCACCAATTTGGCTGTGCCTTAGATGGTTCCCCACGCAGAAGCTCTTTCCCCCCGTCATCACAGTTTTGAGATTGATGTAGCTCATCCTTTATTATTTTAGCGTTCTCTGTTATTACAGAGTATGCACTTATGCAAATCTTGCATTAAAAGAATGCCCTTTACATCCAGGATGGTGCATATTAATAGTGCAcagcttttaaaacaaacaagCCTTCCTTTTCTCTCATCCCTGCTGTTTCCTTGGTATGTAACAGGTTCTTTCCAAAACCTCTTCCTTTTCTGCTTCGCACTGGAACATTCTCCCTGCCTGCCTCCTGTTAGCTGTGTGTGATCCCATTTCTGTGCCAGTTCTTTTTCTCCCACACAAATCCTCCTCGTGCAACCTGTTTATTCTAGGCTGCCTCCCAAGATAGGACTGGAATCGGAATATGCCCTATTAGAAACAGTGGTCATatcaggaaaggaggaggaggaggagaatggaaTAAGATTATTGTTGTTCTTGATTTTATAGCACCCCATCAAAATATTGTCTTAGCCTTTTAAATTAAGCCAAAAAAGTATTTGAATTAGCCATAGCAAAATACATAGGGATCTTAACTGGTTTCAGACAAGATTTGATATTCAATGAATCAACGTAGAGAAGGTTTTTTATCCACATTAAATAATTTCAATGTTTACAATGGAAACTGTGCAGTTTAAAACTtctatataaaaataacaaatcaAAATAAAGTCTCTGGACACTGAAAACAGTTGATCAGGAATTCAATTCCTGTTACCAGAAACTCTGAGAGAAACTAGTTACCTAACAAACCTCTTGTTCGTTATAGTCCCTGAAAAATGTTATTATAGAACTGGTCTTAATATGGTTGATAAAAACTATCTAAGTACCCCCAaacaaacagagaccaataaaaaTACTTCAGAAAAAAAGATTCACTAGAGATGGCCCAAGGATTATTTGGGGAACTTTTCCATCCTGTTTATGTAGTGGAGAATGTTCATCTTCCCTACACTGAAATACTGTCAGAAAtactaaaaattaactaggtatttttaattacaaaaatgtgaatcAAGCACTGAAAtggttaaatggatgcaatgattCAGCAAAAGCTGAAGTTCTATATAAGCAAGTATGCCTGTAGCTTAGTAGACCTCAGCATTAGTCAGTCTCAGTGAGCGAAGGCCTCTGTGTGTGAGAAGGTCTCAGTGAGAAAATGTCTCAATGTGTGAAGGCCTCAGTGTTAGTAGCCTCACTGTGAAGTAGGCCTCTGTGTttgtaggcctcagtgtgagaaagccttgtgtgtaaagctccagtgtgaagactgctgtgtgtaaagctcaagtgagaagctccagtgtgaaggctgctgcgtGTAAAGCTActatgtgaagctcctgtgtaagttcggtgtgagagcAGGCTCTGTGAGACAAAAGCTGTTTATCTGAATGAGAAAGAAGACCAGCGTTGAGATAAAGGaggaagtataataataataataataataataataataataataataacaataataataataataataaaactttatttataccccgccaccatctccccaatagggactcggggcggcttacatggggccacgcccaaaacaatacaatgtaaacagcatataaaagaacagcacaacacaatacaataaataatacagtaaataatatccattacaaaataaaacaaggagacaataaaaacaagggcagaccacatgaacattaagttaaaactcggggtgagaaagacataaaaataaaaaccacggcgaacagggtcataagggagtggggtattctggaggatagatattagagggagcaacggaaaagaaatataaaatggttactctccaaaagcgcagcgaaagagccatgttttcaagtctttcttgaaggctgctagtgtgggggcttgcctaatctcagcaggcagagaattccacaatcggggggccacagcagaaaaggccctctcccttgttcccacaaggcgggtctgggatatcgggagtggggacaggaaagcttcccctgatgagcgaagggatcgtgtaggtttgtggtaggagatacggtcacgaaggtaggtgggtcccaaactgtttagggctttatatgtgatgggatacaccttgaattgggaccggaaaataaaaggcagccagtggagctccttgaacaggggagtagatctctccctgtaactcgcccccataattaacctggcagccgagtgctggaccaattgtagtttccgggccgtcttcaagggaagccccacgtagagcgcattacagtagtccagtctagaggtaactaaggcatgcaccaccgtggtcaagtcagacttcacgaggtatggtcgcagttggcgcacaagcttgagttgtgcgaaggccctcccggccaccgccgacacctgcgcctcaagtgtcagcgctgagtccaggaggacccccaaactgcggacctgtgatttcagggggagtgcgaccccgtccagcacaggttgccacccaataccccgatccgacacgcgactgaccaggagggcctctgtcttgtcaggattgatcctcagcttgttcctcctcatccagtccgccacagcggccaggcactggttcagcatccgaggggcttccttggagtcagatggaaacgatttgcgtgtcatctgcgtagagatggcaacaccctccaaaactccggatgacctctcccagcggtttcatgtagatgttaaatagcatgggggatagaatagacccttgcgggaccccacaggtcaatggccaggggtccgagcaggtgtcccccagcttcaccatctgggaatggccctccaggaaggcctggagccacagcagaaccgtgccaccgagccccatcccagagagcctccccagaaggataccatggttgatggtatcgaaagccgctgagatgtccaagagaaccagcagggtcacactccccctgtccagttccctgtggaggtcatccaccaaggcgaccaaagccgtctcagtactgtgcccaggcctgaagccagactgcgagcggttcagaaaatcagtgtcatcgaggaactcctggagctgcgtggcaaccacccgctccagaaccttgcccaaaaatgggaggttggaaattggtctgtagttgttacatacagatgggtataaagaactttatttgtgttatggaaaccttgtttttgtaaatagtgcaaccatattatttttgcTACAAataaaagcctcctaaggaagagataacattggtctgtgtgtttttgttcttttgatcacttttggctactggtgctgggtcacgctgctgctaatagtTTACTCTGCTATACATTCACGGGGTCTTTTGCCCAACAACTACTTGGTGTAAGGTCTAAAGGCACATCTCTCCAAAATGTACTGCATTTGTTTTAATCTGCTTCAATGTTTTGTGTCTGAATTACTGTTTTGTTGGAAAGACAGGAtagaaaagtaataaataaataaagccccaAAGCATGGTGACACACCTTTCACTTCTGCTTTCTTTTGAGCCACTTCTTTGGATTATTTGAAACAGCTCCAAGTGAAAGAGATAGATAATAAAGCAGAACTACTTTGTAAGTTACCTTTTTCATGAATTCCCCTTCAGTCCCAGGGCTTGCAGGAGCTGAAGGCCAGAGCAAGCTAGGTGCAATGCACACAGCTAAATTAAATGCCGTCATCTGATTGTCCTCAGATTGCTTTTCTATGCTGTGTAAGACTCCAAAGAGATAACGTAATAGCACCACGTTGGCTCTGGGGAGCTGTTCAATTAACCTAGGAGCaaagaaaacttttttaaaaaaggagagcaCTCGGCAAAAGAACCGCTTCAAAActccctctcagctttctcttcatcCTATCCCACCATCCCCACATGTATCAACCTGAGGCCCACTGCATACAAAAATGGAAGCCTACAAAGAAAACAAGGTTATGTTAACATTCAACATTCAATACAGAGACTTGCTCCCCAATTCCAGACTGCTAGAAACAGAAACACAAATAAATACACTACAATTATGAATTTGGCTGAAATTGAAGTGGTAAAAACTACATGTACTAATTCCCTTCTTTCTAGgtgctcatttttaaaaaaataaatagcacAAGAGGTTATGCAAACAATTCTACCTGTGGATGCTTTTGATCTTCTCTTCATGGTTCCCTTTATCCATTAAAGAAACCCACTGATCACAGAGCTGGGATGAAAAAATGCTGCCTGGGATATTTCGAAGAAAATCcttaaagaaagaggaagaaggaaaaacatATGAACAAACGTTTCTACATGTGAGCAAAAACCTAAATGTAGGCCATTTAACAGCTGAGGCAGTGTGATTCAAGATTATGTTTTATATCCTGTAGCCAACTGGCTATTTATCAGCCCATCATTAAATGTTATTGGTCCTGTCAGGCCTAGAAAGCTTGGGTTTAGATTTGAAGGATCATATTTCACAATATGAACCAACAAACTATCTATCAGGCCATCATTAAATGTTTTTGGTTCTATGTGAACTATCAATATATGGATAAATCTGACAAGTTTTCTGGGAGGTGGGGTGGGGGGCTGGGGGGGCAGTTGGCTGTGCCCAGGACTTCCTCTCAGCCTGGCGATGCAGTGGCCTGCCATGTCCCCAAGCTGAGAGGACAAGGAGAGCTCTCAGCAACCACATGTCTCTGCCTTAGCCCTCCTTGCTCAGACACCTGCTGCTGGGGTGGAGATTGAGGAGGACAGCGGTGGATGGGTTCCTGGACAGCCAGATGGGTGGCGCTCTGCCCCTGACGGTGAGTGGTATCTCTGGGGCTGGGATCCCTGGGTCCTCCTCCAGCAGCATGTTCTCCTCTTCCTATTTTTCCCTCTtcttgttcttcctcctcctgctcttctGGATGTCGCGTGGTGGTCTGTGGGATTGTGAGCTGGGGCTGGAGGGCACTGGGGCTTTTCTTGGCGCATGGACTGGCTGCCTCCCTCCAAACCACAAACATGACAAGGTGAGGGGCATGGAGAGAGCGAGGAGTCTACTGGGGGTGATGCCAATCTGAGTGCTACATGGAGCAGTGGGAGCgggagcagcagcaacaacataggCAGCAGAGGCGGCAGCAGAGGGAGAGGCAGCAGTCAGCCAGTCCCTGCCCCATATgaagaggagggaaggagaggggagAAAGGGGAGGCCCACTCTTATTGCCCACTCTCATACCCTCCTCACATCCATCCTTCTTTCCGAAGGGGTGCCCCATTAGTGCCACGGGGTGCCCCATTGGGACCGGGCTGtagtgcagctggctagtaaccagctgcaataaatcactactgactgagaggtcatgagttcgaagcctgggtcgggttaagcccccgaccattaaatagcccggcttgctgttgacctatgcagccccgaaagacagttgcatctgtcaagtagggaaatttaggtacgctttatgcgggaggctaatttagctaatttacaacaccataaaattgccagaaaacacgaggaaaggaatgaggaagtacagccagtagtggacggtgaagcaacagctccccctgtggccggaattgtaaagctggaaaaatgttaaatgcctctgtgtctgtctatactgtatgttgtttgtctgttggcattgaatgtttgctatatatgtgttcattgtaatccgccttgagtccccttcggggtgagaagggcggaatataaatattgcaaataaataaataaataaaacaccatCTTCCAAGTGGTAGGAGGCTTGGAAGTCCCCTTGGCTAGGCTCTCCACTTCTCCCTGGACCACCTTGGATTCTTCTGGTGGGGCTTATCGGCCATGTGCCGCCCTTTCCACCCACCATGTGGACCCTCAGCTCTTGCTACTGTAGTGGCATGCTGAGAGGGCCGAGGCAGACGAGGGTCTAAGGAAAGAGCCTGAGGGGCTGCATTCAGCCCACAAtcctgggtttgcccatgcctgagctagattcgctaatcagtggttctcaacctgtgggtccccagatgttttagccttcaacacttagaaatcctaacagctggtaaactggctgggatttctgggagttgtaggccaaaacacctggggacccacaggttgagaaccactgcactagataaagactacatctcccagcatttctATCCACTAGCCATATACGTAAGAGTGATAACCcaacacatttggggggggggggcaggttatATATCCCTGGACTACTGGTTTGTGGTTTGATTCATTAGAAAATACAGTTCTTTAAAAATCTAAGGCAGATAATCTATATGGTTATAGCATTACAGAGATGTGAAAGAGATGGCAGTCTACCTTGAACACAGAGGCTGTCACAAATATAGACTCGCAGAGTAAAAGCACTTCATCCCCTGAATCAAGCTTCTCCTTCAGTTCTCGGCAAGATTTGGCATTTGCTGAACGTCTGAAAATCCCCCGAGTGAAAGGCCCCTCTTGATAGAGAAAGGAAAGCATGtcctataaaataaaacatgtcaACCTGATGAGCAGAAAGCATTAAGACGTTTCAGCAGAAGTCAGGTTTTTACCTGATGAAAGAATGGAGGGCCAAGTAAGACTCTCTTCTCATAGTGGCAGCTTTGGCAAAGCCTTACTTTCAGCACCCTAGCACTTCCATTTCACTGCACTGTCTTGACATACACAAAAATGAATGGCTGAGACATAAGGGGAGGTTCTCTGAGTCTCTAATGTAACACATGGTAGGAGAAGAACTTTGTGTTCTGGCTTGTGAGAAAATGGATGAAGTACACAACAGTGCTTGtctttaaatgtcttttaatgCTGGATTTGGGTTATTCTTGAAATGCGGCTATTAGTTTCCTGAAAAAAGAGCTTCTGCAGAACCTCTCAAAATAAAAGTTGGATGGCATGAAAAGAGATGTTCCTTCAGATAATTGTGTCCAAGCTACCAATTGAGATAAGTACACCATATTAAATTAAGCTGAAAATACATAAGGAACTAACATGATAGCAAAATGTAATTCTGGCAACTCTGGAAACTTTCCATACTAGAAAAAGTTTTTGATTCTCACAGAGCAGGCTGTAGAAGCATGCACCAATATAAAGGTATTCACTAAGCCAGTATGATCTTCACTGATCTTTGTTTCAGACCAACATAAAAACCATTATTAGAAGAAGTTTAAAAGCagagtgtatacacacacacttactaTGACAGTTGCAACTTGAAGAGTTAAAATCTAGCCAATCAAAAAGAATGGCAGGTATTGTTTCTTTAACAGAAGGATCTTTGAATGGATGGCCGATAGGGGAAGCAGGAGGAAAACACACCATTATTAAGACTGAGTGACTGTTATTAAAACTGGGATGCAGAAGTTTCTGGCTATACTGGCAATCCCAAGTTCTGAGTAAGATGTCCTAAAGTACCTTTCTGCAAAGAGGAACTTAAGTCTGAGAAATCGCTAACATTTTCTTTGCCTTAAAAACAATGCATTTAAACTTTGCattggaaacttcaactggtacaAAGGTCAGCAGCTAGACTGCTCACAGGAGTGGGATACATacagtataaatactgtaaataaataaatacagggaaaGAACTACCCCGCTCCtaaagcagctacactggcttccagtttgtttctgggcgcaatctccaataccaagtcccataagcactttattagaattaagatcgcatattgcactctgcacttgccctataagccttacatatcacctgtcacatcagcacttttaatcttgtacccattactctggcctggcccagttctattgtgttttagcgtattgttattgcttgttgtttatactgttttaattgtttttaatttgctttttgttttgtattgttatattgtgtgttgaggccttggcctttgtaagccgcattgagtccttcgggagatgctagcggggtacaaataaagtttaataataataataataataataataattcaaggtgctggctttagcctataaagccctaaacggttcaggcccaGTCTACTTGAGGGactgcatctcctcctatcagcccacacgagccctgagatcatcaggagaggcctttctctcagtcccaccaccgtcacaagtaCAGTTAGTGGAGACGAGAGAGAGGGTAGTTTCGTGGTGGCcccacggctctggaactcccttcccaaagaGGTGCGTTCAGTCCCCTCGCTACTGGCCTTTCTATGGAATTAGGCCTTCTTCGGCAACTTATAATACGCTATGAATAGGCAGCCAGTGATTACTACAAGACTTTTCAATGAAAGCTATTATGGTCTGGCAAGGTGCTCATGACCAAATATTAGGAGCTTTGTGATTTTTAGTACATTTTGAGGGCAACCTCAGGGGCCCGAGACCCAGGGAtttttaatgataatgataaatgcTGTCATTATTCTGATTTTATATGGTTTCTATATTGTGTCTAGGTAATGTATTTATTGTTTACTTGGTTGGGTTGGGGGGATAATGTTGTGTTCTTGTAttatgtaattgttgttttttaagcATTTGTCCACCGCTTTGAGTCTTAactatgggagaaaagcaggagaaataaataaataaataaataaattacgtcTGGTTCAACTCACCCCACCCCTATAGGCCTGTGTTAtgctacattttaaaacatatcagTCTTTCCTAATCTGAACATGATTCTTTAGCATTTCAGGATCACCAAGCGATATTACCATATACACTTGTTAACCATGCCTAGTTATAACTATACTTATTATAGTTAGAACTAAAATGTAAAATGTTATTTCAGCCTTAATATATTTTGGAAGAAACTGCATGGCTAGGCAATGCACTGATTTCAGTACAGTAACTCCTTCCACATAGAACCTGCTGCTTATGCATAAGCAACTGTATTGTCCTTGCCTAAATTGCATTGTATGCATATTATGTAGATGGAATAAGTCAACAGCAGGCCCTTGCTTATGTGGAATGCTGAAGACACATTGAACTGAAATAGGTTATAAACCATGGCTTCAAGGAAACCTGGAGAGCACTATCCTTGAGACACACACATAATACTAACACTAGAAGACAAAAGGAAGCAATGCTGTAAAATATGGTTG is a window from the Anolis carolinensis isolate JA03-04 chromosome 3, rAnoCar3.1.pri, whole genome shotgun sequence genome containing:
- the arhgap20 gene encoding rho GTPase-activating protein 20 isoform X4 encodes the protein MKSLAQRRQSAPSLVFSKALNKSRPSVREACFSPISPETCPLVQSFLCPTRAFLLDGHVQLKTGLQTQERHLFLFTDILVVAKPKSQLHFKLKSQARLSEMWTASCLEEVCEGSTSLERSFVLGWPTTNCVASFSSVEQKEKWLTSLQSRIKEEKAKEYPKSIPLKIIAKDVGNCAYSKTLTVTNMDSANDVILMALQQLGINGCEKDYQLWANSGKEGAPYPLIGHEYPFGIKMSHIRDTLPQMQGSKDSVCPLDLQGAFLMEQLPRELQCQFILKPSRLATGQELNELSQKPFKRKRSIINWAFWRGVGAPVDNAPPSLTSPVSGKLFGLSLPAICENDNLPKPVLDMLSFLYQEGPFTRGIFRRSANAKSCRELKEKLDSGDEVLLLCESIFVTASVFKDFLRNIPGSIFSSQLCDQWVSLMDKGNHEEKIKSIHRLIEQLPRANVVLLRYLFGVLHSIEKQSEDNQMTAFNLAVCIAPSLLWPSAPASPGTEGEFMKKVSILVQFLIENSCRIFGEDITSLFADLVPKNDNREDCSDLSSFHLNDSSYDSLENELNDCADSSFNNLLKKRGQENRSRDSVLTLSDCDLDPHESEGPQIKLPAKSQPVSISVGFHHKSPSREHSENESLCSITSGYSSTTISDVHKSSRRHRRCSEPTIGLLASNFTPRSGFHESAVRKASCDAVLSHMDEDYLKQLRSLQVEGQKLMNQSLAMGIDVGKDSPESHTIEKKDTCNRLLPPPPLRLNICSRTSCSSLSSPGTSPSGSSMSSLDSAFSQFSDYSVFTPTETSSPLDCTFHSQRKCGEVSPDFNPFSGVHLGSGVGSSASTSQNSSLLGVKKESMEWPPHKSPVTLHPSTWLKSGASTMKNWTLRKREKTSKQEEKKNTPIKVTVELPTSPLDTSKGNLGQNQHQINVVSVYQENCPPQHAEQLASLAFCPTEVKDKRLKALELLAEQSKEEEEEEEESSLLFPSHKRQSSCNASAELKPEPDAILNTECQWVTEENLSKSLCLIEIAGQKAEHSKNNKSLSSQASRIISDRSESKFCATSPNPTKAENELSFQAISSNSSPRSQEGPDVSKTEWLKKLCTDPKFEAMDKKLFTEESYV